One part of the Tunicatimonas pelagia genome encodes these proteins:
- the lpxB gene encoding lipid-A-disaccharide synthase, with translation MKYYIVAGERSGDLHGGNLIREIRQLDSEAQIRCWGGDSMEEAGGILVKHYRDLAFMGFWEVLKNLHTIRGFLKFCQADILKYKPDAVILIDYAGFNLRIARFAKEQEFRVYYYIAPKTWAWNASRTHKLRKYTDRVFSILSFEPDFFKKYGVNATYVGNPLKDAIRNFEPDPSFREKHQLGCEPIIALLPGSRKQEIQNVLNTLLEAVPHFPQTHFVVAAVGNLPSSFYDPVRSHPQISIVTDETYQVLREAHLAIVTSGTATLETALFNVPQVVVYRTSTVSYRIARALIRVRYISLVNLIMDSEVVPELIQQDFTVENIVSWSKKLLVETEERESQFQAYTELQAVVGDRPTSRIVAEQIRADLT, from the coding sequence ATGAAATACTATATAGTCGCGGGAGAGCGATCCGGCGACTTACACGGGGGTAACCTAATTCGGGAGATTCGTCAGTTAGATTCCGAGGCGCAAATTCGCTGCTGGGGGGGAGATTCAATGGAAGAGGCTGGTGGGATTTTGGTAAAGCACTACCGCGATTTGGCTTTTATGGGTTTTTGGGAAGTGCTGAAGAATCTGCATACTATTCGAGGTTTCCTCAAGTTTTGTCAAGCGGACATACTCAAATATAAGCCAGACGCGGTTATTCTGATTGATTACGCGGGTTTCAACCTCCGCATTGCGCGCTTTGCTAAAGAACAAGAATTTCGCGTATACTACTACATCGCTCCTAAAACCTGGGCTTGGAATGCTTCTCGCACCCATAAACTTAGGAAGTACACTGACCGAGTATTTTCTATTCTTTCGTTTGAACCCGACTTCTTTAAAAAATATGGCGTAAATGCTACCTACGTGGGTAATCCGCTGAAAGATGCTATCCGAAATTTTGAGCCAGATCCCTCATTTCGCGAAAAGCACCAACTTGGTTGTGAGCCAATTATTGCACTTCTTCCGGGAAGTCGCAAGCAGGAAATTCAAAACGTGCTGAATACACTGTTGGAAGCGGTGCCTCATTTTCCTCAAACTCACTTTGTGGTAGCAGCAGTCGGAAACCTTCCATCTTCATTCTATGATCCGGTACGTTCTCATCCTCAGATCAGTATTGTGACCGACGAAACTTATCAAGTGCTGAGGGAAGCTCATCTGGCGATTGTTACCTCGGGTACAGCTACGCTAGAAACGGCATTATTCAACGTTCCTCAGGTGGTGGTATATCGAACCAGTACAGTTTCTTACCGTATTGCGCGGGCTTTGATTCGGGTTCGGTACATTTCGCTAGTCAATCTAATTATGGACTCTGAAGTAGTGCCTGAACTTATTCAGCAAGATTTCACGGTAGAAAATATTGTATCTTGGAGTAAGAAGCTGCTAGTAGAAACTGAAGAACGAGAAAGTCAGTTTCAG
- the leuS gene encoding leucine--tRNA ligase, with the protein MADYNFREIENKWQQHWRDNNIYQVSADPTRPKYYVLDMFPYPSGAGLHVGHPLGYIASDIVSRYKRLKGFNVLHPMGFDSFGLPAEQYAIQTGQHPAITTAQNIERYKEQLGNLGFSFDWSREVQTSSPDFYRWTQWIFMQLFQSWFNQKTNQAEPIESLITQFEQNGNTSVNAACDEDTLAFTAEEWSNSSEAEQQKMLLNYRLTYLADTVVNWCPGLGTVLANDEVKDGYSERGGYPVERKKMKQWMMRITAYADRLLDGLETIEWTDSLKEMQRNWIGRSTGCELDFKVQSAGITLTAFTTRPDTIFGVTYITLAPEHELIGELTTPEQQEEVAIYVEKAVNRSERDRMADVKTVSGAFTGSYAINPISNEPVPIWIADYVLAGYGTGVVMGVPSSDDRDFRFAKHFDLPIIHVIEGTENLENPTEKKHGTIINSDFLNGMDSHDAIQAAIDKAVQLKLGEAKVNYRMRDAVFSRQRYWGEPVPVYFKDDIPHLLDEEDLPLELPAVDEYKPTEDGEPPLGRASDWQYKNQYGYELTTMPGWAGSSWYHFRYMDAHNEEEFVSKEAQAYWGNVDLYIGGTEHATGHLLYSRFWTKFLHDRGYVTVDEPYQKLINQGMIQGQSSIVYRVKGKNEFVSLGLKDQYEVMPMHIDVSLVSNNVLDTQAFQQWRDDLNGAQFILEEGKYLCGSEVEKMSKRLFNVVNPDDVVEQYGADTLRLYEMFLGPLEQSKPWNTNGIDGVFKFLRKLWRLFHDGSGNFSVSEAEPTSEELKVLHRAIKKTQEDIENYSFNTTVSSFMICVNELTSLKCNKRSVLTDLVVILSPFAPHIAEELWHLLGNVDSVTQTNFPNYNEEYLIENVHEYPISINGKVRTKLNFALDMSKENIEQAVLQDETVHRWLDGKSPKRVIVVPKRIVNIVI; encoded by the coding sequence ATGGCAGATTATAACTTTCGGGAGATAGAAAATAAGTGGCAGCAGCACTGGCGGGATAATAATATTTACCAAGTTTCCGCAGACCCAACCCGCCCCAAGTACTACGTACTGGATATGTTTCCTTACCCTTCAGGGGCTGGATTACACGTAGGGCATCCGTTGGGCTATATCGCTTCCGACATTGTGAGTCGCTATAAGCGGTTAAAAGGGTTTAATGTGCTACACCCGATGGGCTTCGATTCCTTTGGATTACCCGCCGAGCAGTACGCCATCCAGACCGGGCAACACCCGGCAATTACTACTGCCCAAAATATTGAACGCTATAAAGAACAACTCGGCAACCTTGGATTCTCCTTCGATTGGAGCCGAGAGGTGCAAACCAGTTCACCCGACTTTTACCGCTGGACACAGTGGATTTTTATGCAACTATTCCAAAGTTGGTTCAATCAAAAAACCAATCAGGCAGAACCTATCGAGTCGCTCATTACTCAGTTTGAACAAAATGGTAACACTTCCGTAAACGCTGCCTGCGATGAGGATACCCTGGCCTTTACGGCCGAAGAATGGAGTAATTCCTCAGAAGCCGAACAGCAAAAAATGCTGTTGAACTATCGCCTGACTTACTTAGCCGATACAGTAGTAAATTGGTGCCCGGGTTTGGGAACCGTGCTGGCAAATGATGAGGTGAAAGACGGCTACTCTGAGCGGGGCGGCTACCCGGTTGAGCGTAAGAAGATGAAGCAGTGGATGATGCGAATTACCGCCTACGCCGACCGATTGCTAGACGGTTTGGAAACCATCGAGTGGACTGATTCTCTGAAAGAGATGCAGCGCAACTGGATTGGCCGTTCTACTGGCTGCGAACTAGACTTCAAAGTTCAGAGCGCTGGCATTACGCTAACTGCTTTCACTACGCGCCCTGATACCATTTTCGGCGTTACCTACATTACTTTAGCTCCCGAACACGAGCTGATTGGTGAGTTAACCACTCCTGAACAGCAAGAGGAAGTAGCTATCTACGTAGAAAAAGCGGTGAACCGCTCGGAGCGCGACCGGATGGCCGATGTAAAAACGGTTTCAGGAGCGTTTACCGGATCCTACGCTATCAACCCTATTTCTAACGAACCCGTACCCATTTGGATAGCCGACTACGTATTGGCCGGCTACGGTACCGGAGTAGTGATGGGCGTCCCCTCTTCTGACGACCGCGACTTTCGGTTCGCGAAGCACTTCGATCTACCCATTATCCACGTGATTGAAGGAACTGAGAACCTGGAGAATCCTACCGAGAAAAAACACGGAACCATTATCAATTCTGATTTCTTAAATGGAATGGATTCGCACGATGCTATTCAGGCGGCTATTGACAAAGCGGTGCAACTAAAATTAGGTGAGGCGAAAGTGAACTACCGAATGCGCGATGCGGTGTTTAGTCGTCAGCGTTACTGGGGCGAACCGGTTCCGGTCTACTTTAAAGACGATATTCCGCATTTGCTGGACGAAGAAGATTTACCGCTAGAGTTACCCGCCGTAGACGAATACAAACCTACCGAAGATGGCGAACCACCGCTCGGCCGAGCCAGCGACTGGCAGTATAAGAATCAGTACGGCTACGAACTGACGACCATGCCGGGTTGGGCGGGTTCTTCTTGGTACCATTTTCGCTACATGGATGCCCACAATGAAGAAGAATTTGTAAGTAAAGAAGCGCAAGCGTACTGGGGCAACGTAGATTTATACATCGGTGGAACCGAACACGCTACCGGCCATTTGCTCTACTCCCGCTTCTGGACTAAGTTTCTGCACGATCGAGGCTACGTCACCGTTGATGAACCCTACCAAAAGCTCATTAACCAGGGGATGATTCAGGGGCAATCCAGTATCGTTTACCGGGTTAAGGGAAAAAATGAGTTTGTTTCGCTAGGATTAAAAGATCAGTACGAAGTAATGCCCATGCATATAGACGTGTCCTTAGTTTCTAATAATGTATTAGATACCCAAGCATTTCAGCAGTGGCGAGACGATTTGAATGGTGCCCAGTTTATTCTGGAAGAAGGAAAATACCTCTGCGGTTCCGAAGTGGAGAAAATGTCTAAACGGCTGTTCAACGTAGTTAATCCGGACGATGTGGTAGAACAGTACGGTGCCGATACCTTACGGTTGTACGAAATGTTTTTAGGTCCACTGGAGCAATCCAAACCCTGGAACACTAACGGTATTGATGGAGTATTCAAGTTTTTGCGAAAGCTCTGGCGATTATTTCACGATGGGTCGGGTAACTTCTCGGTGAGCGAAGCGGAGCCTACTTCCGAAGAATTAAAAGTACTGCATCGAGCAATTAAGAAAACGCAGGAAGATATTGAGAACTATTCTTTCAATACGACAGTCAGCAGCTTTATGATCTGCGTGAACGAATTAACCTCACTAAAGTGCAACAAACGATCAGTGCTGACTGACTTGGTTGTAATCTTGTCTCCGTTTGCCCCCCACATTGCCGAAGAACTGTGGCATTTGTTAGGAAACGTAGACAGTGTGACCCAGACCAACTTTCCCAATTACAACGAAGAATATCTGATTGAAAATGTTCACGAGTATCCAATTTCAATCAACGGAAAAGTGCGAACCAAGCTAAATTTTGCCCTGGACATGTCGAAGGAGAATATTGAGCAGGCCGTTTTACAGGACGAAACCGTACACCGCTGGCTAGACGGGAAATCACCCAAGCGAGTAATTGTGGTTCCTAAACGAATTGTGAATATTGTAATTTGA
- a CDS encoding sulfatase family protein, with protein MRTLLSFIACLWFNQAVFAQTGSDKPNIVVFIADDAGWRDFGCYGNPAIRTPNIDQLAADGIRFTNVFLPTPQCSPTRTSLLTGQFAHTLRTEDLHTPLDVSEKTVAHHLGEAGYYTALLGKSHIGKEATAQFDYFNAGKENPRGQDLATALDNAGEQPIFAWFAFFDPHRSYQPNTIANPHDLEEVVVPPYLADTPETRQDLAMYYDEINRMDSVIGASLALLEDRSRRENTVVIFMSDNGKPFTRAKGTLYDEGIKTPFIVNWPARIAEARVNSNLLTTLRLAPTVLDIAGVDKPQKMFAESMASLFTEGNSVADEYVYGERNWHDCDEHMRSVRSDSFKLIVNSYIELPHGTAADLAGSPSHQSLLRLKEKGELNEVQSLVFQVPRPAIELYDVINDPFELNNLAFRSEYRPIIREHYGALQQWMKETNDFPPHFRRRYDNTDRVTGAMFLGDPPEMYAPLPEKQK; from the coding sequence ATGAGAACGCTTCTTAGTTTTATTGCCTGCTTATGGTTCAATCAGGCTGTGTTTGCTCAAACTGGGTCGGATAAGCCTAATATTGTCGTTTTTATTGCTGACGATGCCGGGTGGCGCGACTTCGGCTGTTATGGTAATCCGGCTATTCGAACGCCCAATATTGATCAATTAGCAGCCGATGGCATTCGGTTTACGAATGTATTTCTGCCCACGCCTCAGTGTAGCCCGACTCGTACCAGCTTACTAACCGGTCAGTTTGCCCACACGCTGCGTACCGAAGACTTGCATACTCCACTAGACGTTAGCGAGAAAACGGTGGCGCATCATCTGGGCGAAGCAGGTTACTACACTGCTTTGCTAGGGAAATCCCACATTGGCAAAGAGGCTACCGCCCAATTTGATTATTTTAATGCGGGTAAGGAGAATCCTCGGGGGCAAGATTTAGCCACTGCGCTGGATAATGCCGGTGAACAACCCATTTTCGCCTGGTTTGCTTTTTTTGATCCTCACCGTAGCTATCAACCGAACACCATCGCTAATCCGCACGATCTTGAAGAGGTAGTAGTGCCGCCTTACTTAGCCGATACTCCCGAAACCCGGCAGGATTTGGCAATGTACTACGATGAAATTAACCGAATGGATAGCGTAATTGGGGCTTCACTGGCTTTACTGGAAGATCGTAGTAGACGGGAGAATACCGTGGTAATTTTTATGAGTGATAACGGCAAACCTTTTACCCGGGCCAAAGGCACATTATACGACGAAGGAATAAAGACACCATTTATTGTCAATTGGCCCGCCCGAATAGCTGAAGCCCGTGTAAATAGTAATTTACTTACAACTTTACGATTAGCTCCCACAGTTCTTGATATAGCTGGAGTTGATAAGCCCCAAAAAATGTTTGCCGAAAGCATGGCGTCTTTGTTTACTGAAGGAAATTCAGTGGCTGACGAATACGTTTACGGTGAGCGCAACTGGCATGATTGCGATGAACATATGCGAAGCGTTCGTAGCGACAGTTTTAAGCTGATTGTGAATAGCTATATTGAACTTCCGCACGGCACAGCAGCGGATTTAGCTGGTAGTCCATCTCATCAATCATTACTGAGACTAAAAGAAAAAGGCGAACTAAATGAAGTGCAATCCCTAGTTTTTCAAGTGCCCCGACCCGCTATTGAGCTTTATGATGTAATTAACGACCCTTTTGAGTTGAATAATTTGGCTTTTCGATCCGAATATCGACCGATTATCCGAGAGCACTATGGTGCTTTACAGCAGTGGATGAAAGAAACTAACGATTTTCCTCCGCATTTTCGCCGAAGGTACGACAATACTGACCGCGTTACTGGGGCAATGTTTTTGGGCGACCCTCCAGAAATGTACGCTCCTTTACCTGAGAAGCAGAAATAA
- a CDS encoding ATP-dependent DNA ligase: protein MKQFADLFVQLDQTNKTNDKVALLREYFATAPDRDKLWTIAFFSHKRPKRPVNSTLLKTWTMELAGLPEWLFRESYSFVGDLAETISLLLPPPTQTQDQPLAYWIDYLQGLAKLEEDEKKARVIAAWQQMTQPEKFVFTKLMTSSFRIGISQALAIRALAEQANLDKTIVAHRLMGDWNPNKVSFDSLVLEESREDNLSRPYPFFLAHPVTTDEVEDLGSVDEWQVEWKWDGIRAQVVVREENHYVWSRGEELVTDKFPELAGFALDLPSGTVIDGEILPYAEGQILPFAVLQTRIGRKNVSKAILKKAPVVLKAYDLLEWEGKDIRDWPITERRKKLEEIHQAVREQASYFLLSDTVEADSWEALASIRKQSRSLMAEGFMLKRKDSPYRVGRKRGDWWKWKVDPLTIDGVLINAQRGTGRRSGLYSDYTFAVWDESDGQRRLVPFTKAYSGLTDEEMRKVDAFVKRNTKEKFGPVRSVTPELVFEIAFEGIQKSSRHKSGVALRFPRILRQRHDKPAEEANTLVELQELLNLYGNQ, encoded by the coding sequence ATGAAGCAGTTTGCCGACCTATTTGTTCAGCTCGATCAGACCAATAAAACCAACGATAAAGTTGCTTTATTACGGGAGTATTTCGCTACGGCCCCGGATCGGGATAAGCTTTGGACGATTGCCTTTTTCAGCCATAAACGTCCTAAGCGACCGGTAAACTCTACGTTACTAAAAACCTGGACGATGGAATTAGCGGGTTTACCGGAGTGGCTCTTCCGGGAATCGTACTCTTTTGTAGGCGATTTGGCGGAGACCATTTCACTACTACTGCCCCCTCCTACCCAAACCCAAGATCAGCCCCTAGCCTACTGGATTGATTATTTGCAAGGATTGGCTAAACTAGAGGAAGATGAGAAAAAAGCACGAGTAATTGCCGCTTGGCAGCAGATGACCCAGCCCGAAAAGTTTGTATTCACTAAACTGATGACCAGCAGCTTCCGCATCGGAATTTCGCAAGCCCTGGCTATTCGGGCGTTAGCCGAACAAGCTAATCTGGATAAAACCATAGTGGCTCACCGACTGATGGGCGACTGGAACCCCAATAAAGTCTCGTTTGATTCGCTGGTGCTGGAAGAAAGCCGGGAAGACAACCTCTCTCGCCCCTACCCTTTCTTTCTGGCGCATCCGGTGACTACCGACGAGGTAGAAGATTTAGGTTCGGTAGATGAGTGGCAAGTGGAATGGAAGTGGGACGGCATTCGGGCGCAGGTAGTAGTGCGAGAAGAGAATCACTACGTATGGTCGAGAGGAGAAGAGCTAGTCACCGATAAGTTTCCGGAACTGGCTGGGTTTGCGCTGGATTTACCTTCGGGAACCGTTATTGACGGCGAAATACTTCCTTATGCTGAGGGGCAGATTTTACCATTCGCGGTGCTGCAAACCCGTATCGGACGAAAAAATGTCTCCAAAGCAATACTAAAAAAGGCTCCAGTGGTGCTGAAAGCCTACGACTTGCTGGAGTGGGAAGGCAAGGATATTCGGGATTGGCCCATAACGGAGAGACGGAAAAAATTAGAAGAAATTCATCAGGCAGTTCGCGAACAAGCTTCGTACTTTTTGCTGTCGGATACCGTGGAAGCCGATAGTTGGGAGGCTTTAGCATCCATTCGGAAACAATCACGTTCGTTGATGGCGGAAGGCTTTATGCTGAAGCGAAAAGATAGCCCGTACCGAGTAGGACGCAAACGTGGCGACTGGTGGAAGTGGAAAGTTGACCCGCTGACCATCGATGGCGTGCTAATTAACGCTCAACGAGGTACCGGTCGCCGATCGGGTTTGTACTCTGATTATACCTTTGCGGTATGGGACGAATCCGACGGGCAACGCCGCCTGGTTCCGTTCACCAAAGCTTACTCAGGATTGACCGACGAAGAAATGCGAAAGGTAGATGCCTTTGTGAAGCGAAATACCAAGGAAAAGTTCGGCCCAGTGCGTTCAGTCACACCCGAGCTAGTCTTTGAAATCGCGTTTGAGGGAATTCAGAAATCATCGCGGCACAAATCAGGGGTAGCGTTGCGGTTTCCGCGCATTTTGCGGCAACGGCACGACAAACCGGCAGAGGAAGCCAATACACTGGTAGAACTCCAGGAATTGCTAAATTTATACGGCAATCAGTGA
- a CDS encoding HAD-IIB family hydrolase: MKTVVFTDLDGTLLNFQDYSYQTVEPLVHQLRQGKIPVVFCSSKTKAEQQHYRKALHNADPFIVENGSAIFVPEGYFSFSVADKLSAQHQVVLESDFEVIVLGEKFSTVRAGIEQARQEIDVQLWGYADLSLAEIQEIIQLDKEFAQRAATRDFSETLLTGDKSGEGFRQFQDVLSSRGLSCVSGGKFHTVMGQGSDKGKAVQVLTELFKQEFGEVHTIGLGDSANDLPLLRAVDVGYLVQKPDKTWLATDDERIQKVTGVGPQGWVNVAQSLIAV, from the coding sequence ATGAAAACGGTTGTCTTTACAGACCTGGACGGCACGCTACTGAATTTTCAAGATTATTCTTACCAGACGGTTGAACCACTAGTTCATCAACTGCGTCAGGGGAAGATTCCGGTGGTGTTTTGCTCTTCTAAAACCAAAGCCGAGCAACAACACTACCGAAAAGCTCTGCACAATGCTGATCCGTTTATTGTAGAAAATGGAAGTGCTATTTTTGTTCCCGAAGGGTATTTTTCATTCAGCGTAGCCGATAAATTATCAGCGCAACATCAGGTAGTACTAGAAAGTGATTTCGAAGTTATTGTCTTGGGAGAGAAATTCTCAACAGTGAGAGCTGGAATTGAGCAGGCGAGACAGGAAATAGATGTTCAATTATGGGGTTACGCCGATTTATCTCTGGCAGAGATACAAGAAATCATTCAGCTCGATAAGGAATTTGCCCAGCGGGCGGCCACGCGCGATTTTTCGGAAACTTTGTTGACAGGCGACAAATCGGGTGAAGGTTTTCGCCAATTCCAAGATGTGCTGTCTTCACGAGGGTTATCTTGCGTATCGGGTGGAAAGTTTCATACCGTGATGGGGCAGGGTAGTGATAAAGGCAAAGCGGTTCAAGTGCTCACCGAGTTATTCAAGCAGGAGTTTGGTGAGGTACATACGATTGGTCTGGGTGATTCAGCTAATGACTTACCGCTGTTGCGAGCAGTTGACGTTGGCTACTTAGTTCAGAAACCGGATAAAACTTGGTTGGCTACCGATGATGAGCGTATTCAGAAAGTAACAGGAGTGGGACCGCAGGGCTGGGTAAACGTAGCTCAATCACTGATTGCCGTATAA
- the mpgS gene encoding mannosyl-3-phosphoglycerate synthase yields the protein MRIEIPREVERFGPIMFHDVQKVYELDAGLKLAKNEGKENSTIVRLSYESVNAIEQQMVIVVPVMEERIKLIEGVLCGIPNDCLTIVVSNSPREPIDRFYIEKDAIEHAARFMNKKILVVHQKDPLLAKACIASGYKYILDKENKVMNGKAEGMILGTILANLTGRKYIGFIDSDNFFPGAVLEYVKEYCAGFLLAKSRYSMVRISWHSKPKIVQSNLFFAKRGRASEYTNRILNSLISQYTGYGTEIIKTGNAGEHAMSMDLAAKLDFSSGYSIEPYHYINMLERFGGIVGNPEKDVMKNRIELFQIESRNPHLHEVKGDVHVQDMSRAAMEVIYRSPICPESLKKEILNDLYNRKLLKDGEKLPETLSYYPAICNADLKKFAKTLENHEYAKYLKATAVKKVSNETPGLMREKIVDTGELPPDQNKILEMK from the coding sequence ATGAGAATTGAAATACCCCGCGAGGTTGAGCGTTTTGGCCCAATTATGTTTCATGATGTGCAAAAAGTGTACGAACTGGATGCTGGACTAAAGCTTGCCAAAAACGAAGGGAAAGAAAACTCAACAATTGTTCGCCTATCTTACGAATCTGTTAATGCTATTGAACAGCAGATGGTAATTGTAGTGCCAGTAATGGAAGAGCGAATAAAGCTTATTGAAGGAGTACTCTGCGGTATCCCTAATGACTGCCTCACCATTGTGGTTTCTAATAGCCCCCGCGAACCGATTGATCGCTTCTATATTGAGAAGGATGCTATTGAACATGCCGCCCGGTTCATGAATAAAAAAATCCTGGTGGTTCATCAGAAAGATCCGCTGCTAGCCAAAGCCTGTATTGCTTCGGGTTACAAGTATATTCTTGATAAGGAAAATAAGGTAATGAATGGTAAGGCCGAGGGCATGATTCTGGGCACGATTCTGGCTAACCTCACTGGGCGAAAATACATTGGGTTTATTGACTCCGACAACTTCTTTCCGGGGGCAGTACTAGAGTATGTAAAGGAATACTGCGCTGGGTTTTTATTAGCAAAATCGCGCTACTCTATGGTGCGTATCTCCTGGCATAGTAAACCTAAAATTGTGCAGTCTAACTTATTTTTCGCCAAACGGGGCAGGGCTTCCGAATACACCAACCGCATTCTCAATTCTTTAATCAGTCAGTATACTGGCTATGGTACCGAAATTATCAAGACCGGAAACGCCGGAGAGCACGCTATGTCCATGGATTTAGCCGCTAAACTAGACTTTTCGTCAGGCTATTCTATTGAGCCGTACCACTACATTAACATGCTAGAACGCTTCGGAGGCATTGTTGGGAATCCTGAAAAGGATGTGATGAAGAACCGAATTGAACTCTTCCAGATTGAATCGCGTAATCCGCACCTGCACGAAGTGAAGGGCGATGTTCACGTACAAGATATGAGCCGGGCCGCTATGGAAGTAATTTATCGCTCACCTATTTGCCCCGAGTCGCTGAAAAAGGAAATCTTAAATGATTTGTACAACCGTAAGCTTCTTAAAGACGGTGAAAAGCTACCCGAAACCTTATCGTACTATCCGGCTATCTGCAATGCTGATCTGAAAAAGTTTGCTAAAACCTTAGAAAACCATGAATACGCTAAGTATTTGAAGGCTACTGCAGTGAAGAAAGTGAGCAATGAAACTCCCGGGCTTATGCGAGAAAAAATTGTGGATACTGGTGAGCTTCCGCCTGATCAGAACAAAATACTGGAGATGAAATAA
- a CDS encoding protease inhibitor Kazal-type, protein MKKIALLLLLSIHFLSCEEEDRFCQETKDGSGACYDVYRPVCGCNGKTYGNDCVAESFGITEYTSGECE, encoded by the coding sequence ATGAAAAAAATAGCACTTTTGCTGCTGCTTTCTATTCATTTTCTCTCCTGCGAAGAGGAAGATCGCTTTTGCCAAGAAACAAAAGATGGTAGCGGAGCCTGCTACGATGTGTATCGACCAGTTTGCGGATGCAATGGTAAAACATACGGTAACGACTGCGTAGCCGAAAGCTTCGGAATTACCGAATATACTTCGGGAGAATGTGAATAA
- a CDS encoding site-2 protease family protein: MRERYRRWGIHLLLFLITLTTTTFAGAEWQFMRFVGFDQNPITWEWFVKGFAFSVPFLGVLTIHEFGHYFTAKWHKVKVTLPYYIPLWFGFLGWIGLVGIPSIGTMGAVIRIKDHINSRKQFFDIGIAGPLAGFVAALAVLFYGFTHLPPKDYIYEIHPEYQYFGDNFEEVVYQKDTFFLTEDYERQFGSAPTFWPDTMRFGSSDATFALGSNLLMTFFEEYVAPEDDWVPNAYEIIHYPWIFAGYLALFFTALNLIPIGQLDGGHILYGLIGSRLHRKVSAGLFTAFVFYSGLGTVTLAASSDVLMWEIPLYIGFLYLMFSRLTRSIQTNLMVAVAVFTAQFFISSYFNVQGYFGWLVFAFLIGRVLGIYHPVTFVNEPLSLTRKILGWIALVVFVLCFTPNPFGFS; this comes from the coding sequence ATGAGAGAACGCTATCGTCGCTGGGGAATCCATTTGCTGCTGTTTCTAATTACACTGACCACTACCACTTTTGCGGGTGCTGAGTGGCAATTCATGCGTTTTGTAGGCTTCGACCAAAACCCAATTACCTGGGAATGGTTTGTGAAAGGTTTCGCCTTTTCGGTACCGTTTCTGGGAGTGCTCACTATTCATGAATTTGGGCATTATTTTACTGCGAAGTGGCATAAAGTAAAAGTCACATTGCCTTACTACATTCCCCTCTGGTTTGGTTTTTTAGGTTGGATTGGGCTGGTCGGCATACCTTCTATTGGCACAATGGGGGCTGTTATTCGCATCAAAGACCATATCAATTCCCGTAAGCAGTTTTTTGATATTGGTATTGCTGGACCACTCGCCGGATTTGTAGCCGCTCTGGCTGTATTATTTTACGGCTTCACGCATCTACCACCGAAGGATTATATTTATGAAATTCATCCTGAGTATCAGTACTTCGGTGATAATTTTGAAGAGGTTGTTTACCAAAAAGACACTTTTTTTCTGACTGAAGATTACGAGCGGCAGTTTGGGTCGGCTCCTACGTTTTGGCCAGATACTATGCGGTTTGGCTCGAGTGATGCCACGTTTGCATTAGGTAGCAATCTGTTGATGACATTTTTTGAGGAGTACGTAGCCCCGGAAGATGATTGGGTGCCCAATGCCTACGAGATTATTCATTACCCCTGGATTTTTGCCGGATATTTGGCTCTATTTTTTACAGCACTCAACCTAATTCCGATCGGGCAACTCGACGGGGGGCACATTCTCTACGGTCTGATTGGTAGCCGATTACATCGTAAAGTATCAGCCGGGCTATTTACCGCTTTCGTGTTTTACTCCGGTTTAGGTACCGTGACACTAGCGGCTTCTTCTGATGTGCTGATGTGGGAGATACCGCTCTATATTGGGTTTTTATATCTCATGTTTTCCCGACTTACCCGCTCAATCCAGACGAACTTAATGGTGGCGGTAGCCGTATTTACCGCTCAGTTTTTTATTTCCTCGTACTTCAATGTGCAGGGATATTTCGGCTGGCTAGTCTTTGCTTTTCTCATCGGGCGAGTGTTGGGTATATACCATCCGGTGACTTTTGTAAATGAGCCACTGTCGCTTACTCGTAAAATTTTGGGTTGGATTGCGCTGGTGGTATTTGTCCTATGTTTTACCCCTAACCCGTTTGGATTCTCCTGA